The Eurosta solidaginis isolate ZX-2024a chromosome 4, ASM4086904v1, whole genome shotgun sequence genome includes a window with the following:
- the LOC137247918 gene encoding bacteriocin microcin B17-like: MKILILLAAFFSIFALTKAAPMPGGGGGGGGGGGGRGCNCEPGGGGGGGGGGGGGAGHGPGGPGGANGPDCVRPSWMPPCP, translated from the exons ATGAAAATCTTAATACTTTTAGCAGCTTTCTTTTCGATATTCGCTCTTACTAAGG CTGCTCCCATGCCTGGTGGCGGTGGCGGTGGAGGTGGTGGCGGTGGTGGCCGTGGCTGTAATTGTGAGCCCGGCGGGGGAGGTGGTGGTGGCGGTGGTGGAGGTGGTGGTGCTGGTCATGGTCCTGGTGGCCCCGGTGGCGCGAATGGTCCTGACTGCGTGAGACCCTCTTGGATGCCACCTTGTCCATAA